Below is a genomic region from Gopherus flavomarginatus isolate rGopFla2 chromosome 25, rGopFla2.mat.asm, whole genome shotgun sequence.
TAATTGAactttgcaaaaccaaaactgaacataAAATAACATGTTTGTGCTTTTTAAGGGGCTTTTGCACCTGATGTTTTTTTAAAGCCCAGAAAAGTAATCAAAAGATGCAGTCTGAAGCTTTTTCCATTCTTCCATGGCAGATCCAAGCCTGTTTAATCCTTTTTCAATAAAGTAGTTAGGCCAAGATGTGTGTGGCAAAAATATCTGTTGTACCTACACAAAGAGGCCTTATACAAAGCATACACTCTTGGGAAAATTGCTTATTATATTACTGGAGGTGAATCTGAGAAAACCAGTAATACTAGCACTATTAAGCGCTCACAGTTTGTCTCATTATCTGCCTCTTCCAGTGTCTCTCTCCCCCAATTCCTTCATTGAACtggttacaaaaaaacaaacaaaaaaacccaacaacagaaAGAGCTCTTtctcaggattaaaaaaaagtcagagaaAAGACGGACATTGCACATCTCATCTCCTTTTTTCTAGTACATTTTGAGTTTTACTATTAATTTATGAGAAAACTGAAATACTTAAGCAAAAAATCTGTCTACCTCCTCATGGTTCTTCTTCAGGTAAGCCAGCTCCTCATTCAGGCTTTCTATCTGCATCTCTAGATCAGCTCTGGTCAAAGTCAGCTCGTCCAGAACTCTACGCAGACCATTGATATCAGCCTCCACACTCTGGCGAAGGGCTGCTTCATTCTCATATCTTAACAGAAATGATAAACCAGGTTTTTGTACCATAAATGGGATCAGTGtaacatacaaataaaaataacataaCTGTTTCTTACTAAATGATTACATCTTTTACTACCACTTCAAAACCAATGTATTATGATTATGACTATTATTAAATTGTACAATAATgtttcttttacattttctaaGAGAAATACCTGAAAATCACTGAATCGAtttggaatttttaaataaaacatttataatGGGTTTCATAATAGTACTCTCTGCTTACTTCAGTCTGAAGTCATCAGCAGCCAGTCTGCCATTATCAATCTGCAAAACGATCCTGGCATTATCAATAGTGGCGTTAATTATCTGGAAAGACAAGCAGGATGCCCAGAAAGTGATTCTATAACCTGGTAGACTTACTGTTCAATGTATTTAGTAATATAGTAATGCAAGGGACATTCATTAGACTcttgtataatatataactaaaatatttaGGACCAAATTCTTGCCTAATGTAAATAAGCAACCAATTTATGCCAGTGAATATCTGTCTCATGGGCTCTAAAGTAGCTTTTCAGTCTCTTTATTGCAGAATGAATAGGATGAAAGAATGTATGGGGTGAAAGAAGTATGAAGGGTATTAacatgaaaactttttttaaatatcaagaaGAAAAGTAATAATCTGAGTTAGTATTAGTTAATTTTATCTCTACCTTCTCTTTAATTCAAATGAGGCCTGGTGAGTTCACATCGTCAAAAGGGATTTTGCTACACAATTACAATAAATTTGCTTTATCTGCACTACAACAAAAATGTTCTTAGTATCAGCACAGTATGCTAGATGATCATTACAAATAACAGTATCATAGCGAAAATTTGCTGTTAGTTTCTCAAAAGAATTATTGTAATTTTCACCTCGGACAATATTAGGTGAATTTAGATTGTAAAAAGATGCaacaggtgatttttttttaccttattCCTAAGGTCTTCAATTATTGGGTAATATTTACTATAATCAtggccagctccagggccacCAGCACCAGGACCATTTTTCTCATACCACTCACGGATTTTATGCTCCAGGTTAGTATTACCCTCCTCCAGAGAATGTACTTTGGTTAAGTAGGCAGCCAGACGGTCATTCAGGTTCTGCATGGTTTCCTTTTCCATGCCAGAGAGAaggccaccatcaccaccactacCAGCACCAAAGCCACCTCCAAAACCAGCGCCTGCGCTGCTACCAAAGCCACCTCCTAAACCTCCACCAAAACCAGCGCCTGCGCTGCTACCAAAGCCACCTCCTAAACCTCCACCAAAACCAGCGCCTGTGCTGCTACCAAAGCCAGCTCCTAAACCTCCACCAAAACCAGCACCTGAGCCGCTACCAAAGCCACCTCCTAAACCTCCACCAAAGCTACCTCCAAAGCCACCACAGCTACCAACCAAGCCTCCCCCCAAGCTACTACTACCGAAACCTCCACCAAAGCCAGAACTGGAACCAAGCAGAGAAGCAACACCAAAGCCTCCTGCACCACTGGAACTAGATATTCTTACAGATCCCCCACTAAGACCACTCCGGGACGAAAATTGCTGAGATCTTCCCCCTGTACGCACAGAAAGAGCCATTGTGTTCAAGTTGCCCTGATCTAGTGTAACAAGTAGATGAAACAGAACAAGGTAGCTCAGAGAGCACTTTTAGCCTTTATATACAGAGAGAAATGGGTGTTTCAGTTGTACAGTCCACACCTCCTCAAGCAAGCacttcatctttttctttttgtccCACCTTAACATCTCCTGACCAGACTAAATGATATGTGCAAATCCATATTGTCCATTCATGTGAAAATATATCACCCTCCAGATATTTGTTCTACTAATAGGAGATATGGGTGGAGTAGAGCTAAGCTTTCATTATAATGTTTCATCATGTGCAACTGAGCACAGAAAAGTATCTTTCATTTTAATCGCTCATGCGTAGTTTTTTTCTCGTTCTAATATTAATTTCCTTTATTATTTGTGGCTGTTCTTGTAGTAATATACCTGAGAGAACCAGTAGAAAGATTCCTTTAATCTCATTATATTTCTCTTTCTATCAGTTgtcagaaaagagaaagaaaagaacaaaaacattattttctATAGAAAATCACTAAAGATTGAGCAGAAAGCAATACCGGTACTTAGACACCAATAATAAGTATGGATGGGGAAGAGTTTACAGATAAATATTTGTGACATATTATACCATCATTTTATATTGGACTCTTTaaaggttttttcttttctccaagTTGTTTGAAAATGATTCAAGACTGTACTGTGTTTGTACTTTATCCCAATGAGAAGTGGGTCTACAGCATACATGTTTTCTTGAGTATCTAACAGGATTTATATTTGAATCTCCCTTGTACTACCATCCCAAAGTTCTGTATGAATAAAGAAGGAAATATTTTACTAGGTCCAAGAGTCACTTTTTAGgagcagtaaaagcagcaaagaatcctgtggcaccttatagactaacagacgttttggagcatgagctttcgtgggtgaatacccacttcctcagatgcatgtagtggaaatttccaggggcaggtatatatatgctagcaagcaagctagagataacgaggtcagttcaatcagggaggatgaggccctgttctagcagttgaggtgtgaaaaccaactTGTGGGGATTAGAAcatcagctcccctaaattcTCTGTAAAGTATGTGGCTCGGTAGCTACCCAGGAGCAGCTGTCCCTCACCCCACTGctgtcctgctcctgccttgccctctgccttggacctGCTCCGgggagcttcctgcttgctggggtgcaggggagagggatgCTATCAGGATATCCCCTTGCCCCTCCCCACACTCTGTACCCCCTCTCCACAAAGtggaggagggggacagggctcagggacagAAAGGAGGAAGCTTGCTGGGCGCTGTTGCTTCCTGTCTGAACTGGCTGATCTGCTTAAAAAGGCAGCATACTTGAAGTGgcgtcagcatacttaaaggggcaatgtatgttcttctctctctcactcatgcgtgcacccccccagcactttggaagGTCAGCACCTCTGCAGCCGTGCATGTGCTGTCAGGAGGAGGGCATGTTGCGCTCCAGCTGAAGAGCATGGGCtcatcatcatgttcagtttttgcagggaagtgtttgcagcGTCTGCTCTGCGTCTATTGTGTTTCCTTCTTCCTGCTTCAGTCCATACAGCCTTGTAGAGTGTTAACAACAGcgtattaacccttgagggctcagccgagtgctagttcatcatttttcagcaaggcatttcctgggaaatattccaccctcttactccaccacctcaaccaagcttcactatcattcattgctgtgtacaatattaaactgtttgtttaaaattgtttaaaacttatactgtatatgtacataatgtcttttgtctggtgaaaaattccTCTGGAACCTAAACCCACCTATTTACATtagttcttatggggaaattggattcacttaacatcatttcacatACAGTCAcagttttcaggaacataactgcaacATTAAAtgaggaattactgtatttgTAAGTGGAGATATAATGCATTACTGTATCACTTTTATGTTTTAAAAGGAATATCGTTCTTGAAAATTTCTGTCATGCATGTGTTTTTAAATCTGGACAAAAAAAATTGCAGCCTTCTCCAACCAGCATTTAAAGTTAGGAAAaaagaatatataaaaaaaatcatacagaaAGTTCAATAAGAGGTAATAAACATGACATACACAAAGACTTTCTGGTGTCAAACTGAAATCACCTTTGTTTCTTTTATATAATTTGTTAATATCCCAAACTTGGGGCACTAATCTCTTGGGTGGCTGATGGTCAGGCTACGATCAgaaggagccaaaaaatcttaccgtgttataggtgaaaccgcgttatatcaaacttggtTTGATCCATCAGAGGTCACATTCCcgtcccccggagcactgctttactgtgttatatccaaagtCGTGTTCTATCAGATCGTgctatatcgaggtagaggtgtactttgacTAGAGTACGGTGAATTGTTGGAACTACAAGGACCAAATTAATCTTCACACTCAGCAAAAGCAGGCACCAATGTGCTGTATAGTATAACACCATATACACAGATACCATGTGTCACATGTAAAGTTTATTACTAGAAGTACAAAAGAAACAATTCTGATAGTTTAAGAAAGATTCAATAACATTAAACTACATGGCTCATGCATTATGCTAAGTCTTTTGCACTTATATGATCACTACAGTTTTATGAAGCTTTTTCATAAATATACAGCTACATAGTAATTGCATATTGCTGAAAATTATTTAATTACTCTTAAAAGATCCATAGTAATTGCTATAATTGTATGTACCATGGTTAAGATAAA
It encodes:
- the LOC127040707 gene encoding keratin, type I cytoskeletal 12-like isoform X1 — protein: MALSVRTGGRSQQFSSRSGLSGGSVRISSSSGAGGFGVASLLGSSSGFGGGFGSSSLGGGLVGSCGGFGSGSGAGFGGGLGAGFGSSTGAGFGGGLGGGFGSSAGAGFGGGLGGGFGSSAGAGFGGGFGAGSGGDGGLLSGMEKETMQNLNDRLAAYLTKVHSLEEGNTNLEHKIREWYEKNGPGAGGPGAGHDYSKYYPIIEDLRNKIINATIDNARIVLQIDNGRLAADDFRLKYENEAALRQSVEADINGLRRVLDELTLTRADLEMQIESLNEELAYLKKNHEEELQGFQGNATGQVSVEMDAAPGIDLTKLLNDMRGQYEVIAEQNRKEAEAWFNEKSMELKREISTNTEQLQSGKSEITDLKRILQGLEIELQSQLAMKKSLEDTLAETEASYCAQLSQIQLQIGNLESQLFQVRADMERQNAQYQQLLDIKTRLEMEIETYRRLLDGENGFAGGQGGSFESSSLTGSKSQTQSLDSSNDPTKTRKIKTIVEEVVDGKVVSSHVKEVEEKM
- the LOC127040707 gene encoding keratin, type I cytoskeletal 12-like isoform X2, with protein sequence MALSVRTGGRSQQFSSRSGLSGGSVRISSSSGAGGFGVASLLGSSSGFGGGFGSSSLGGGLVGSCGGFGGSFGGGLGGGFGAGFGGGLGGGFGSSAGAGFGGGLGGGFGSSAGAGFGGGFGAGSGGDGGLLSGMEKETMQNLNDRLAAYLTKVHSLEEGNTNLEHKIREWYEKNGPGAGGPGAGHDYSKYYPIIEDLRNKIINATIDNARIVLQIDNGRLAADDFRLKYENEAALRQSVEADINGLRRVLDELTLTRADLEMQIESLNEELAYLKKNHEEELQGFQGNATGQVSVEMDAAPGIDLTKLLNDMRGQYEVIAEQNRKEAEAWFNEKSMELKREISTNTEQLQSGKSEITDLKRILQGLEIELQSQLAMKKSLEDTLAETEASYCAQLSQIQLQIGNLESQLFQVRADMERQNAQYQQLLDIKTRLEMEIETYRRLLDGEFGNGFAGGQGGSFESSSLTGSKSQTQSLDSSNDPTKTRKIKTIVEEVVDGKVVSSHVKEVEEKM